The genomic segment GAGCCTTTGTGGCTGAGATTAAACGAGGAAGGAGGCCTGTGGTGCCTTCACAGCCACTAGTTACTGTAAAGGGCTGCTGGTCTCAATGCACGGGGGCAcagggacacacacatacacactaacaAGAGCACGGAACATTCACACAGGCGCACATCTTTCTAGAGAGGCAGTCAGGTGTTGTCATGGCCCCTTTAAGAGTTAGGGGACAGGATATTGGCAGTGGGGTGGGGCCCAACATCTTTTGTCACAGGGCTGGCCACACCCCCTGGCTCTGGTtcaggggtggaggggagtcagTGGGAGGGGCTCCAGAAACCTTGGTGTGGGTGAAGGTGGCAATTGGCTAGGACTCTTCTGAGCTCTAGTCAAACTGGGGGAAATTAGAATATGTGgatttcttttgtctcttttctttcatctttatattgAGGTTAGAAAGGACATTATAAATGTGGGGATGGTGATGGTCAGGCAGGTCACCTTCACGGGTCTTGTAACCTCGCTTGTTTCACAACCAAAGGCTTGTGAAGAGTTAAACAGGGCTCTGGGGTTTGAAGGTTcctgttttgctctgtttttgtctttgtgcTTCTTTCTCTAGAAATCTATGATCACAGACCCCTAGAACACCGACCCTCTAATCTGGACAATGTAAGGACCACACTCAGGTTCTCACTCCACCAGGGCACATTGTGGTTACTGTAAACGTCTCAAAAATAGAAGTTCAGGGCACCCCCAGCATGCAGCCTGCAGCTGTTTCCTGCTTCCCTTCTTGTATAACTCTGGGCTGAAACTTGCATCTAGGTTGTTGGTTCTTTTGCACAGTAAACAAGCTTCTCCCTAGACTGCCGGCTTCCTTAAGATAAAGGTACTTTTCTTTTACCCCAAACTCATCTCTCACCGTTGGCTTCTTCATTGAAGAGCCCCTGAGCCTGAGCTGGGTGACAGCGTCCTGCAGCCAGGCAGGAGTCAGGTCCCCAAGAGCCCTGGCTCCTCCACCTGGTCCTGGGGCACGGAGGGGAGTGCAGCTGGGAAGGTCCTGGCACCAGCTGCTTCCTGGGAGGATCTATGGCCATGTTCTAGTGGCTGCTGAACTTGTCAGTTTCCAGAACTTTTCCCTCCCCAGTCGTTGCTCACAGCTTGCTTTTGCTTTCTATTTAGAGAAGGAAACTGACCTCTGAAGGAGCAGCTGAGCTCTTGACTGCGTGAGTAGAGGGGTGTCCCCACCCTGGGTGTCCCCTTCCCACCCGATTGGGcatattctttcctctttggaaatTTGGGGTCCCTTTGGACACCGCGGGAGTGGTAAATAGCTTGTTTGCGACTCTGAAATCTATTCTGGGGGAGAGAGTGAAGTGAAGTGGGGGGTCTACATCCATCTCTTCTAGCAGTCCACTGGGGTGTATCTTGGCAGACTGGCAAAACTATAGCTATGACcctgcaaccaaaaaaaaaaaaacattttgttttgttttttgattatttatttaatgtagcCTGGTCCATGTATGTTCTCCATTCTGAAGCACGGTGGCCCCTGAATGGGTCTCTAAATGACGCCACTGTTTTGCAGTTAGAGCTGTTTTGTCAAAGATCTGGTAAGTGGGGGGAAATTCCATAAGTGCAGGTGCTCCCTACTAAGGGCTCTTCCAACAAGGGCACTAAATTAATGGTACAAAAAGGGAAACTGAACTGTGAAAAGCCTACCCGCTTTACAGATGAGTCTCTGCAGGCAAGGGAGGTAGAAGAGGGTCAGCTTCTTAGGGAACTGAATCCACCCCAGCCGCTGTGGTTCCCATCCTGATGCCCCAGGCAGGGGCTACCCAGGGTCCgtggcctccctccccccagtctCTGGAAGGAGGAGGAGTCCTAGTGCACCGGGCACAGCCTCAGCGCCCCCCACAGCATGAGGTAGAACGAGGTCTGAAGTAGCCTCTCCCTTTAAGACCCCACAGGGCACTCAGTTTGGCCAGAGTGTGTCCCCTatgggggcagtgggagggtAGAGGTGGATTTCCACTAAGACAATTCCCCTCAGGGGTCTAAAAGCACAAGGACAGCCAGGTGGCCATTATTGGACTTATGCTCTGTTTTCCACCTAACACCTCCTAAGCTGGAAAAACACCCATCTGCCATACCGAGGTGATCCCCCAAAGTGACGGAAACGTTCACTCGTACTTTTTTCACCCACCGCCCAACATGGGCTGATGCACAGGCGCTGGTGACGATTATGTTGGCAGTGGTGAAGGGCGCCCTGTTCTAGACAAAGCCCAACACCTGCCTCTCCGTGTTTGGCTTCTGGAGTGAAGAGCAGGGAAGCCTGAGTTGGGTAACACTGCCGCAAGCGAAGGGGCCTCCAGAAGCTAAAAGGGGCAAGGATGGTCCCTCCCCTGGGGCATTAGAggcagcacagccctgctgacaccttattTCAAcattctggcctccagactgtgagggaataaattcctgttgtgtGAAGCCACCAGACCTGTGAAAGTTTGTTGCAGGAGCCCTGGGAAACCAAGAGgaatttccagaaataaaaaagatattcttttcatattattttattttatttttgaaactaaatttatttatttattggcttcattgggtcttcgttgccacacatgggctttctctcgttgtggtgagtggaggctactcttcattgcggtgtgtgggcttctcattgctgcaccttttcttgttgcagagcatgggctctaggtgcacaggctttagcaGTTGTGCCTCTCGGGCTTAGAGcccaggctcaggagttgtggcccacaggcttagttgctccatgggacgtgggatcttcctggtccagggatcaaacccatgtcccctgcattggcaggtggattcttaaccactgtgccaccagggaagtccctgtcatatTATTTCAATGTTTGCAGAAAACCTCCTGCTCTGGACCATGGTGGTCACATGGATCCAAGGACCCCTTGTCATAACCCTGTGGTCCCCAGTGTCTGAGGCTCATGGGGAGGATTCACTGATCTAGAGAAGGGTACTCAGTTCAAATGCCCACTGGAGCCAGGAGGGAAGGAGATAAGGGAAGGGGATGGAGAGGACTAAAGCCCACTGGAGAGGACCAGATGCATCTATCCGGGGTGGTAGAGAAGCAAGATGTAGTGTACATGACACGGTCTCATGTCTATAAACAGGGGAAAATAATCCACAGTTACCCCTAGAaacatgtgtgcatgtatgtacacacatgtgtAAATATGATGTGAGAGCATGTGAAGTGTGCTGAAGGCTGTATGTGAGGTTGAGGACATGGATACTCCCTGGATGGAGGGGTGGACGCTCCTGTGAGCAGGCAGGAAGGCTGGCCAGGCCGAAGAGGGGAGACCGGGCACATGTGAGATGATCAGAATCCTGCTTTAGGTCAGTTATATGTGAGAAGAAGCAAtcatagaaaatgctaaacaaTGATgagaatggaaaacaatataaagtAAAGGGCGTAGCAGCTGCTCAGCTCCAGCCACTCCCCCTCCTAAGGGAACACAACCCAGTGACACCACATCTCCTGAGGCTTCAAAAGGAGCTGAAAATCTGGATTCTCATGTGAAAGGAAAACACTGCAGCTACCAAAtacttaaggaagaaataacaccaattctACACCGATCTTCCAGAAAACACTGTGAAGGAATATCAAACACATCCCTGGGCCACGTCCAGTACAAACTGGTTTGCAACCCCTGACCTGGACCAAATCAACCTTGCATGTGCTTATGTCCAGAGTGGGGCCAGGGCCTCCTTGGTCCTCTTtgtgggggacggggaggggaaCAGGTGGCTGGCATGAACTGAGTGggccatgtgccaggccctctgATGAGCCCTTCACaggctttcattcatttaattgaCACAAAGTAGGTATTAAGCCCATtgcacagatgtggaaactgaacatctgttaagtaacttggccaggATCATCCAGCTATAAAGTGTCTCCTCCAGGCCCCACAGCCTCCCTGTACCTCAGTgtccacctcccctcctccttctctgtccttcttgcacctcctccttccttcctttgtcctgGCCATGACCTTTTGGCTCACTGTCTTCTGAGTCCAGAGGCCTGGCCGCTGGGCAGGCAGGGCTCAGCCACATCTAGGCTGTGCTCTGACGGGGGCCCCATGTCCACGCTCACAGATGAGAatggaggaggggctgctggggaaACTCAGGTAAATCTCCTGCTTTCCAggtgggggaactgaggcccaaagtGGGCACAGGcctcacccagggtcacacagcaggagcCCCCACACCTCTCTTTCCCCAAGCCCGCCCTCTGTGGCAGTAAATGCATCCAAAGCTGTCATTCAGCCTTAGGTGGGAATTGCAGGGTGACCTCTGGGAGGTTGGTGGGAATAAACTGGGGGACAGACAGCATGACACCCAGGCTTCCCCTCACAGCCAGTGCCCCTCTGCCACCCCTGGCAGTGCCCACTGGGAGGCCAGCAGGCTCCAGGGCTCCCCTGGCAATTGGGGCTGAAGGAGCTCTGTGAGTCCAGGTAGGTTCTCGGGCTttgctctctgtttctctttccagcCTCAGGGTTTCCCAGGGTTTATTATCAGCAAAGGTGACAAggcccctgagggcaggaagctggctgtgggctcagggtgCTGGCCCTTCAGCCCTGGGGGCCTCTCAGCAAACAGGCCCTCTGAAACAGGGCAGCTGTCCCTGAGGAGGGAGCAGGCTGGGAGgggctctccctccccccacacgcGGGGACCCTCGCAGGAGGCCCCTGTGGGAGGCAGGACTGGGCCCTGGGTAGCCGGACTGTCTTGGGCAGGGGACCTGGGCAAGTCCATGGTCTCCATGGTCCCTGCCACTCTCGCCACGTgtcccctgtcccagccctgaGAACCCTTTAGGCCCCTGTTCTCCTCTCTCAGTTCCATGCCAGGCCCCTCCTCCATGGGGAAGGTGGGCTCCAGGCCTGCATCCCTTGTGGGTCAGAAGACACCTGCTGGGCTGCCTCAGAGTCTCTTGGACCCAGGAATTTTAAGGCAAAATTGGAGAGGAAGAGAATAAAAACTTTCCTCCTTCCTGTATCATCTTGTCCCCACGGCCTTGCTCTCACCCCGTGGCTCCTCCCTGTTCACCCCTGAAGCTGCCCTCCTCCGGGTGGGGCTGTGTCACCTCAGATGGCAGCTCCTTCTAGCGATGGCTGCAGGGAGGAAAAGCGGGGACATGTGTCTCTTCAGGGTGCTGTGGAAGGAGGCCATGGCCCTGAAGGCGTGTCCTGGCTCCCAGAGCCTGACCTGTGGTCCTGGGCTCCCACCCACAGACCCTGCTGAAATGCTGGCTGTAGAGCAAAGCACTTACACCCATAGCTTTGGCACTGTTGTCTGAGGTTCCAGTTCCTAGCCTACTGACCTTAAAGAAGGCATTTAAATCCCccagccttagttttctcatcaataaatggGGTTAGCAGTACAATCCACAGTTCCTTTCTGAACTTTTGGGCTCAGATGTGCCCCGGAATTCAGAATTTTCCAGCTTTAGACAGGTGACGTGGTGCATCTACTCTACATGACATAACATGCCACTGGGGTCTGAAAACACCTTGCAATCAAACACAGTATCTCAGCAACTATACTTTTGAACatttacactaagtgaaataaacaaagacaGTAAATTGTCTCATTTTCTGTTTAGGTCAAAATTTGTtactaaacaattaaaaaaaatttttttttcaattttgagaGACTTGAAGATTTGGGATTGTAGAAAAGGATCATTGCACCCTGTATCTCCTTAGATAATGACAGGCAGCACAAAGAGTTAAAAACTGGGCGTGGATTTGATGGCAGACCCAACCCAGCTGTGAGATAAGACAAGTGTCCTGACAAGGCCAAGGGTGATGGGTGGGGAGAATCATTCTGGAGTGGCTGTGCTCTTACCCACGTGTCTGAGTCATTGGTTTCAACTTCACAGACCCTCAGCCTCAGCCATCACAGGCCCCTGAGCCTTTCCAGGCATCTGACTGAATCCGCCTCTGGAATGAGATCTTTCTCTGGTGGGTCCTCAGTGAAGACCCCTGCCATACCGGTGACCGTGACCTGCCTGGCCATCACAACACTGTGTGCATCAGGGAACATCCCCAGACCAGGCCTTCTTGGATGTCATGTGCTGGTCCCTCCGCCTGATGCAGCTGTCCTGCACGTGCATGGCCTTCTCGCTGGTGGCTGACATGGGCATTCAGAGGGGAGACATAGGTACCTTGTCCCTGTTCTTCTGGTGCTCCTGTTTCGCCTTGACCCTCATCATCTCCATAGTCGAGTTATGTAGGCTCCCGTCCCGCTTTCGTTTCTTCTGGTACAACTTCCCCATCACCTACGCCTGCTACGCCGCCCTCAcctgcttctcagcctccatcaCCTACTGCATCAGCTACGTCCAGTTCCTGCCTGATGGTCCTTACCGGGATCGGGCCGTCGCCGCCACTGCATTCTCCGGCATCGCGTGTGTGCTTTATGCCATAGAAGTGACCTATATGTGGGACTGCTACAGCCTCGATGAGATCACCTGCTATGTGCACACTGTGCCAGGCCTGCTGAAGGTGCTGGAGACCTTTGTGAGCGGTTTCACCTTTGGCTTCCTCAGCAACACCAACCTGTACCTGCACCAGCCGGCCCTGGTGTGGTGCGTGGCCGTGTACTCCATCTGCTTCATCTCTGCAGCTGTGGTCCTCCTGCTGAACATGGGCAAAGGGGAACACAGGCCGGCCGTCAACTCCCCCATTTTCCAGGCTGTGCTCACCCTGCTCTCTGTCCTCCTCTATGTCAGCGCTCTGGTCCTCTGGCCGCTCTACCAGTTCTATGAGGAGTTCGGCGGGCAGCCCCA from the Hippopotamus amphibius kiboko isolate mHipAmp2 chromosome 2, mHipAmp2.hap2, whole genome shotgun sequence genome contains:
- the LOC130846294 gene encoding myeloid-associated differentiation marker-like — its product is MCWSLRLMQLSCTCMAFSLVADMGIQRGDIGTLSLFFWCSCFALTLIISIVELCRLPSRFRFFWYNFPITYACYAALTCFSASITYCISYVQFLPDGPYRDRAVAATAFSGIACVLYAIEVTYMWDCYSLDEITCYVHTVPGLLKVLETFVSGFTFGFLSNTNLYLHQPALVWCVAVYSICFISAAVVLLLNMGKGEHRPAVNSPIFQAVLTLLSVLLYVSALVLWPLYQFYEEFGGQPQRSSDRSCTNGLTYYVCSWDQRLSATILTAINLLIYVADVVYWARQVSAGTEDVPSAPDPLCSPEVSLQSSDVL